A region of the Canis lupus dingo isolate Sandy chromosome 8, ASM325472v2, whole genome shotgun sequence genome:
TCTTCCTCCTGACTACACTGCCTGCACCCCCTCCACGGCCCCTCAGGGCGTCCTGCATGTGTCCCCTGAACTCCTGCCTGGATGGCGCCATGCTCCCCACTGGCCAGTCTCCCCCAGCAGGTGAAGCCTTTTAAATTTGAACAGCTATGTGCCCCGCTGCCCCAGCTGGAGGCCTGGCCCTCGGCTGGTGGCCCCTCTCCTGCCCAGTCTGCCCAGTTGCTGGCTGGAGGAGCCAGGGGCCGCCTGTCGGCTATGTGGGTTACCCCCCTTCACCTGCAGCCAGGGCTGAGCACCCTATGTTGGGTCACCTCTGCCACTTCCTCTGAGTCTGGGCTCCCCCAAGGCAGCACCTTCCTAGTAGCCAAGGGCCACTGGCTTCTACTGGCTTCACATGGCCGCTAACAAATAACCACACAGTGGCTTAAACACACATTCAGTCCCTgcggtgctgggtgctgggtgctggtaGGGCTGTTTTCCTTCTGGGGTTTCAGGGGAGGTGTACTTCCTCGCCCTTTTCAGATTCTAGGGgctgccccatcccctgcttcctAGCCCTGCATCACCctgacctctgcttctgtctgtccGTCTCCTCagactctgaccctcctgcctcctccttgtAAGGGCATCGGGCCCAACAGCATGACCCAGGACTTACTTCTCAAAAGCCTTAATGCAATCATGTCTGTAAAGTCCCCTGTAAGGTGTCGCAGCCACGGGTTCTGGGGATCGGGGCGTGGACATCTCTGGGTGGCCTTGTTCAGCTGCCACAGCTGTAATGCAGACCAGCCCACCTGCACCCTGACACAAGGCCATCCTCACTCTCCACTGCGGCCCAGACAGGGCGTGGGAGACTGCTGAGCTCAGAAGACCTGGTTCCAGCCCAGCAACACCCCCTCTGGgcccgggcctcagtttccccacctgcgCACGAGTGCAACACTTCTCGTACCCCTTTCCAGCTCCCTGGACTATGAGGGCAGCAAGGACGATGGATGAGGAGGTCCAAGCAGTGGGCACACAGCAGAACTGCCTGGGACCCACAGTGTCCCTGGGGTGACATCCAGGCAGGAGAGCCGGCATCTGGTCACCTTCCCGCAGGGTCACCCAGGTGTCTGCCGGAGCTGGGTGCTCGCACACTGCCTGATGCACCCCTCGGGAAACAGGGCGGGGGGCCGGACTCTGCTGTCCCGCGGCCGGGGATGATCTCATCtgctaattttcaaaattaaaatggtcAGTAGCGGGGAGGGCAGGTGACTCATGCCAGCGGGACAGGGCCCAGGGAGGTCGCGGGGCGGAGACGTGGGAGcacggaggggggcgggggagcgggccGTGCATCCGGGCAGGATGGAGTCCAGTGCACGCATCAGGCTGGATTTCCCGGGCCTGGGGGCGGGCGCGCAGGGAAGGGTCTGGAAGGGCCTGGAAGGGCCGGCAGGGAGGCCCCGGGCGGGTGGCGGCGGCAGGTCCCCCCCAGCTGGCAGCAGCGCGCCCCGGGGctcgcgggggcggcgggcggctcgGGGCAGCCCCTCCGCAGAggccgcgcgggggcggggcctgagggcgggggcggggcctgagggcgggggcggggccgcgggcgggggcggggcacaCGCAGcacgcggcgggcgggcggggccggcgcgcTGACGTCACGACGGCCGCCGCGGCGGGGTTGGCGCGCTCCGTTGCCGGGCAACGGGCAGGCGTGGGGACCGCGGCTCGCGCAGGCCGCGGCGGGAGCGGGCGGCCCGGCCCCCGGCTGCCGTCTGCCCCgcccggggcgcccccgcccccgcccccgcccccgccccgcccgtgcGGCCCCCGAGGCCCCCGCGCGGCGCTGCGGTGCacctccccggctccccggcgCGTGGACGCGGGCCCGGCGGCGCGGCCATGCAGGGCCAGCGGCAGCGGGGGGCAGGCCCTGGCCGCTCGCGCCCTCCCGGCCGGTGTCCCCGCGACCCCGCGGAGGGGCTGAGgaccggcccccgccccccgggcggCCCGGAGCCCGCGGAGCACGGCAGCGCCTGGGGCGAGTTCGAAGGCTTTCAGGAGGCCCCGGCCAAGGCTGGACAGTTCGCGGCAAACTCGGAGGCCCCGGAGAGCCCCCCGCATCCAGGGCGCCAGGCTGGGGGGACGGGAGCCGCGGGCAGCTCGCCTCGAGAGGTATCTGCGGGCCGACCCGGGCTCCCGGGAGGGCTCGGCTCTGCGTCTCCCCCGGGCCGTCCCTGCTGCCCTCCTGACGGGGCGGGGGTCCTCAGGGGCGGGGGCCCTGTGCCCGCTGCTCCCGCCCCCCCGGGCGCCCAGTCCGCCGCCCACTTTGCCCGCCGCAGTTCAGGGCACACTGGAAAGAGCTTTTCGTCCGAATTGTCACTCTGCTTCCTTAGAAAGCCTCCCCGAGAGTCCCTTCCAGCCTGCGGCCCATGCCGGGCTGGGCCCCTtggcccctggctctgcccctcccgACCTCACAGCAGTTCCACCTGTCTTGTGACTGCACCTGATCCCTCCGTTTCTCCGCTTCTCTTCCTCCACCATCTGCTCCCAagggctcccccctcccccagcaccagGAGAACAAAAGCAGTCAGATGGGGAAGGGCCGGGAACAGGTTTCTCTGGTTCTAGGGGTGAGCTGTTTGCTTCCTGAGCCAGGCGGTGACCCCTGGACCTCGGCGGGGCGCCCTCTTCATCAGTCCACCCTGCTAGGACGCTTGTCTCGGAAACAGGACTTGTCAGGGAACAGTCTGAGGATAATGGGAGCTTTGCAGGAGACACTAGGGGAATAAGGAAGCCGCCCCCCGCTGCCGTGGATGCAGCTCTGCACACACGCACACCTCCAGCGCTCTCGGGGCCCCCAGGACCTCAGCTTGCACAGCCGCCCTCACCTCCACCTGCCCAGTGCTCACCCGCCCTCACCTCCAGCCCCCCGGTTTGCACTCCTGCACTTGCTGTCAGACTTTACACAGCCCTCATTCCAGCACTTCACACTAACTCCCACTTTCCGACCTCAGGTCTCCGTCAGGGAACGGCCACCCTTACTGTCGTGTGGCTAGATTTCCCAGACAGTTGACACGGGCGCCTCTTTCTCGTGAGTCACTGACGAGGCTTATGAGTATTGTGCCCTAACCCACTTTGCCTGCGCGTCTCATCGGGAGTGTGCATGGCGGAGACTTGTAGGAGCGAGCGTGTCCCGCCGTGGCAGCAGTAACGATGTGGTTGTTCACACGCTTCGTTTGCACCAAGACTGCGTGTTGGGTACAAGGTGACGtagtgtgtgtgtttctctctttcaGCTCGCGCTCAGCTACGCGGACGTTTTCAGGTTTGCATTTCAAGAAGTCCTGGTCCCGCAGGCCGCTGAGGGCATCTCTCCCTTAGACCACGTCTTAGACGCAAGCGGCGAAGGGAAGCCTGGCTGTGAACCTGTACACACACTGTGGTAATGAACTTACACGGGaactgacatttcttttttttttttttttttttaaagatttttttatttatttattcatgatagtcacagagagagagagagaggcagagacacaggcagagggagaagcaggctccatgcaccgggagcccaatgtgggattcgatcccgggtctccaggatcgtgccctgggccaaaggcaggcgccaaaccgctgcgccacccagggatcccgggaactGACATTTCTTACGGCGAATCTGAGTTTATACTTTTGGTTGATAAGTGGACCTTTCCCAAGAGCCTGTCTCTCCTGAAGTCCCCACAGCCTTGGAGTCAGGGGGTCCTCACACAGGGACTGGGTGCCACGGAGTGATGCCCACGGTCTGGCCATGGTTGCCCGCTGAGAGCCGCGTTCACCTGGAGCAAGGCAGACCGGGGGCGTCAGCTCCTTGTGTCTTAATGCGAGTGCTGGGGCTGTGGaagggcctgggggcctgggctgcGGCACAGCGCTGCCCCGGGGGACCTGACCCGCTGATCCTCAGCCACAGAGAAGACACGCCAATGCCCCGCAGGGACAGTCTGCACCCACAGGGTCAGCCAGCCTGAGCGCTCCGGGTGCTGCCAGCAAGGCTGGCGGTCCCCGGGACTAGTCCTATGGCCTGTCACAAACACAGCTGTTCCAGATGGCCATGTTCTCAGACACGCTTTCACTGGGCACCCGGGGAACCCACGTTTAGCTCACTGGATCCTGTGTAGTGGTCGAAAAGCCCGAGGTCCTCTGGGTCCAGGccacaggaggaggagagggctggTGTGAGCTGGCTTCCCTGGCCCCTGTGCTTGACCTCTTTGTCAGGGAGTTCTGCAGACTGGCCCTTCTGGGCTCTGGCTTCGGCCCCAGTCAGGGCCACCGCTGGGGTCCAAGCCAGTGCCTGCCCCAGGAAACCCCCAGCAGGGACCTGGGGACAGGCCTGAAGCCCAGGAGGCTGTCACCACCTTAGCCCAGAGGACCATGTGCCCTCCAGATGTGGCGCTTCCCCAAGGTGTGGTCCAGGCCAGCAGGCAGGTGGAAGGACCTTCGGGGGCAGCATGAGCCTCAGACACCCAGAGACAGGGGCCCCCGGTGTCAGGTCTGGCGGGGCCAGACGGGACATTGCTGTTACTCTGGGGTGTAAATGCGTGAGGACGGCTTGGAAAGGAAGCAGGTGCTTAGCATGACTGCCCTACTGTGGTCCGTGGGCACCCCTCTCTTCCCTCGGAGGCACTGGGCTGGCAACTGTGGCCGCTGCGTGACGGACACCCAGCGGTCATCCTCTCGGCACCCCTCCAGCCCGAGTTGATGAGCATCTCTGGTACCCGAGATCATCAGGAACAAAAGTCATACCAGGCCTCCAGGAGCTTGTGCCCTTGGAGGAGCCGTTCAGCCATGACCATGAGCCTGGCGGtgccaggggcagagggtggcGGTGCCACAAGTGCTGGGGTGTTCGCTGTCCCGGAGGAGGCGTGCTCTGTTCTCGCGGCCTCCGAGGGCAGGTACCCTCCGGCTGCTGTTCTGAAGGCTTCTCTGTCACCTCTTAACTAACGTATGTCTCTTCCAGTTCTGAATCTAGAGAACTCTGGAGAGCCCTTCAGAACACAACTGGCATGTCGGCCTCTCGATGCCTCTGGAGCAAGTCCCGTTGCCAGGAAAACTTCTTTCTTGTTCTTGGGATAGATGCTGCTCAGAAGGTGATTCAGGTGTACACGGGGCTCCTGGGGGTGCAGCTGGACTCCGCAGCGACTTTGCCGGCCACCCTGCGGCCGCAGGGAGCTGTCTACACAGCATGAGGGTAGGGGGGCCTTGCTGCCAGAAAACAGAGGTGGGGAGAAAATGCACAGGtttctggggaggggggtgatgAGGCAACACAGGCAGGGAAGGGGTGAGACGGGTCAGCTCATCAGAGTCAGgcccctgctctgtgccaggctgaCAGATGTCCAAGTGCAGGCCAGTCCCCAGCACCCAGTGGAGGAGGTGTCCTGGCAGGACATTGGCAGACTGCAGGGATGGACACAGCATTGGCgggggcagtgggggtggtggcaggagTGGTCTCTGCTcaggggctgcaggggtgagggggCACAGGAGTGGCCTCTGCTCAGAGGCtacaggggtggggaggcaggagtgGCCTCTGCtcaggggctgcaggggtggggaggcaggagtgGCCTCTGctcaggggctgcaggggggggtgcggggaggggcaCAGGTTCAGCAGAGCCACAAGTGCAGGCAGAGGTGGGTCCTAGCGCCTGAGGTGGAGCCAGTGGAGCTGGAgcagaggggtgaggggtggccGAGGAGGGGCCACCGTGACATCAGAGACCCCACCAGTCGTATCCAGAACAGTCTCTGCGATCCAGTTGGCAAAGACCCTCCTGTGTCCCAAGTATTAAGGACATATTCAGATACGGGACACAAGAACGGGCTGGCGGCCTCGTGAACGGGGCCCTGGGACTGGCTGCTGCGTTGGCCTCGGGCCAGAGGGACCACGAGCAGTGGGGGCCCGGGGGCCCCGTGAGCCCACCCACGCGTTGCCTTTGTGCAAGGAGCACAGCCGGGAGGACGGGGAAGGGACAGGCTGCAGGGTGCGGccgggctgggggtgcagggctcACCCTGGAGCGGGGAGGACTTGAGGCAGAGGGCACTGGGGCCTGGCGGGAGGGGGGACGGTGGGACCAGCCCTGGTGCGGTTTCCCAGTGGCTGCgcagaggggcgggggcggggaaaACCGGGGAAAGCGGCCCTTTAGCTTCCTTCCCGCTGGGTGACGGCTCGCCTCACTAGGACCTTTCCGGAGACCTGGGTCACATTCCCGAATGCTCCGACCTCAAAGAGCCTGAAGAAGCGGGCGCGCCCTCCCGTCTGCAGCCCTGCAGAGCCCTGATCCAGACCAAGGTGAGCCGCCCCCCGGGACAGGCGCGTGGGCCTCCGTGGTGGCACCTCCGACCTGAGGCTCATGGGCTCGGGACAAACGGGCACTGCCGCTGTCCGGGGGCAGCCGAGCACCTGGAGGGGAGCCGCTGTCACAGGACTGCTGGGCGgcagcaggggctgcagggaagcCGAGGGGCCGGCGCACCTGAGGCTCAAGGGAGGGGCGCGCGGCCAggggcccctcccacccccttctgAGGGCCGGCACAGCCTTTCCTGGGGCTGGGGCGGCCTGCACACTCGGGCCAGGCATTGCGGGGCCTGTtcccccagggccccggggcacAGGTGGGGTTCCCTCTGCCCGCACCCCTGCCCCGGAGAACACTGGCACCCAGGGGCGCCCACCGCAGGGTCTGCCCTGATGGTGCTTGGTGTGGAGAGCGTGTGCCGGGGAGGGGCCGGGCTGCTGCTGCGGCCGCTGGGAACacacagggcagcagggcagacGGAGCACAGGAGAGGCCCTTTGTCGTCCGGTCACACAGGCCGGGGCCCTCTCCAGGGATGCCCAAGCACGCTGCTCCATCTGCTCTTTGGGAACCCCAACAGGTGGGAGAGAGAAGCTTCTAGACGTGCAAGCAGGGGCCCCTTAGAGCAGCCAGTCTAGAAACGTCCACAGCGGCATCACTCAGAGTAGCCCACACGTCCCAGCAGCTGGTAGGCGGAAATCCGTGGATGCTGCGGACGAGAGCAGGACAGGCCAGGCCCCCAGCACCGGGGCCCTGTGACCCCACCTAGGCCCTCAGGCCAGCGTCCTAGCATCACTTGGGACCAGGAGGCCTGCGTGGCCCTGGGCCCGGGGACACAGCCCGCCGTCCTCCCAGCGTGGTGCCCCGTGCGCCGGGGGAAGCCGCGGAGCTAGCTGTGCGCTCCATCCCGCACACGTCCGGGGTGACGGCCCGAGGACAGCAGCttgaggcgggggggggggcccacggggccggggggcggcggccgcTGGCGTCTGCGGGCCCTGACCGCGCCCTGCCCTTCCGTCAGCTCTCGGGGCCGTCCGGCGGCGGCCAGGGGAGCCTGCTTGCCTGCAGCCTCTTTCTGAGGACGCCCTTACGCAGAAGCGGGCAGTACGTCCCAATCCCGTGGAAAAAGAAGATTTTCAATCCACGTAACCTGAAGATCACCTTGTTTAATAGTGACGTCTGCTGAAACAGGAGCACTTGGTATTTTTATGaggaattttatgttttcttactGGCTCAGCGGGGTAGCTGGAGCCCGGGACCGCGCCGTGGGCATGTTTCCTGGGACGCCCGGGGCAAACCTGTCCTGCGCCAACGGGCAGGGGTCTGACCGCTTTAGAAGACTGTGTCCTCGGGCAGAGCCGTCTCCACAGGAAGGGGCCGCCCAGGGTCCCAGGAGCTCCGCCCCCCCGACACGGACCACGGTGGCATGAGGGGCCTGGCTGCCAGCGTGGCACCGCCCGGGGCACACCAGGCTGGACCGTCACGGAAGGCAGCCGTTTGCAGCTCAGGAAGTCCCACGTGCATTGCTGTCACCTGGGGCAGGGCACCTGGTGGGTCAGAGCGAAGCGTGAGCACCTGCCTGCGGCTCTGCCCAGCCCGCGGCCTGGTCTGCGTCCGGACGTCCCCCCGACTCTGCGCAAGCTTCGCTGGTTCTGGCTGAGGCACgggtttttgtaaaattttattaaataaagtgGCCTGGATAAGCCCACGTTGTTGGCGACTCGTCTGCCGTCGAGGGACCGTGCCAGCAGTCCCGTTCCAGCCCGCCCCTGCCCGGGAGCCCGCCCGGCCCTCCGGGGGCGGCCTGGGGACCTGAGGCTGGCGGAGTGCCTGGCGCACGTCGCTGTCCTACCCGGGCCACGGTGCAGCTGGGAGGAAGCAGCTCCGCCAAGCCAGGGGTCAGACCCAGAGTGGCCAGCAGAGGGCACCGGCCTCAGCCCCCTCTGCCAGACCCGCCTGGTTTTGAGGCTCTCGTTGAAGGGTGACCAGATGATTTAGTGCCGGGTGTTTGGGAAACGTGCCCTAAGTCTTCACTTTCAGGCACAGAGAGATGGACACTTGGAAACTGCTTTTCTTCTACGCTTTCCCCAAAGGGCAGCATCccccctggggacccctggggcCCCGCCAGCAGACCCGCTGCGCATCGTGTCCCAGTCTTTCCTTAAAGTCAGACGTGAACTCAAAATAGGCCATTCCATGGTCTGCTTCCTCCCACCAGTCACCCTGACCCGGCGCTGAACTCCCCCAGCTGCCCTCCCTGACCTCTCCTGACCCCCAGCCggcccagcaccccccaccctgccccccaagccccaggccaggcctgcCCCTCACTCCGCGTCCACGCAGACATCAAGTGTGGTTCTGATTCTGCGTCCTGATGTCTGGCCAGTCTGCTCAAGGAGGGCTTCTGAGCCGGGCGGGTGAGTGCCGACAGGTGCCCCGGCCAGAACGTGCCCCGTCAGCTGCCAGGGCAGCTCCAGAATAATCACAGAGCCGCGGATCCCAAGGAACCTACATTGATTAAATTCAGTGCCCCAGGGGCGGAGCGGGGGACCCCAGGGCGGCTCCATGCCCCTGGCAGGTCCAGAGTGGGGCCCGGAGAAGCACGAGACCCCCCGGGGGAAGCTCAAGGTCCTGCTGCTCGCTCCAGGggccccgcagggcagctggaccctcGCCCCGGGCGCTCCCAGCCAcggcctggcctctgccctgctCTCGGGCCTGTCATCCATCCGACGGGGGGACCTCCGTGGGGCGGCCCCTCCTTGGGCCCAGCGCCCCGCCAGCGGCTGCGGTCTTCCTGAGACCCCAGCCCCCAGGTCAGCTGGCCCGGCTGCCTCCCACGGCCTCATACTTGCACCAACGTGCCAGCAGGTGCCGGGAGAGCGCGCCCGTGCAGACGGTGGCCCCGGGCGGGCCCCATGCTCGGTGCTCCCGGGAGGACGCGCCGGTGCGGGGAGAGGAGGCCGCACGCCTCCCTGGGCGAGCTGGCTCCTGGGGCGGGCGGCAGCAGGCCTCCCCAAGGAGCGCTGGGCTGCAGTTTATACCTTCTGGGGCCTTTTCCCCAAAGACTACAAAAGTACAAGAACAAAATTAGCAACAGAAAGCAACTTGGagcatgagaaaaggaaaaatgtaaagagGCCAGATCCAGAAACGTCACAGAGCGCAGGGCAGCAGCTCTCTGCGTAACGGCCGCCTGCCTCCGTCCACGCCTCTCCCGGGCTTCCTGACCGACGTCACCGCCTCCCTGCGACAGTACTTCCACCCTGTCACCTGCTCCCGGGAAGAACTCCCGGGAGACATCCGCAGCAGGTGCCTCAGGAGGCTCTTCCAACCACAGGCCCGTCTGGGGGCGGCGCTGTGACCTCGGGGCTGTGGGTCAGGGCGGTGGTCAGGGTCCCCTGCCACAGCCCGGACAGCAGGGGAGGTGGGGCGTTGGGGCCGGGGTATcagggagcggggcgggggggggtcgggggggggttggggagtgggggaggtggggggtcagGGGGCCGGGacctcctgccctccagcccGAGTCCCCGGTCCAGGTGTGGTGGAGGCATGGCCGTCCTCAGCCCCGCTCCGGGGACTCTGCACGTGCCGCCCGCCTGGGGTGGCAGAGGGGCCTGCAGAGGGGCCCCAGGAGGGAGCTCTGGGTGGGTGCAGCAGGGGGGGCGGCACAGCCTTGGAACTGCCCTACCGACCACAGCCAGGTGGGCGCCCAGATGTTGACACAGAATGTGACCCTGAAAGACATGAAGTCTGTCCCCCAGATGGTAAGCCCACGCTTCTCCCTCGGGCAGGTGGATGCATCTGGGAATAACAGAACTCCCATCCAGGACGAGCCCCAGGAAGGCCACCCACAGTCCTGAGAGCAAAGCAGAGGCTCTTTgatggggcgggtgggggcgtgTTGTAAACAGCAAGTCCATTGGAGGAAACTGGGAGCTTGGAGTGTAGACATTTCTCATTGCCTGGGGCGAGACAGTCTcccattggctgggctgttgccagggcaggaggaaaccttccttcctcctgctgggatGGTAGCAGTGTGTCCAGGAGCAAGGGGCGCATCTTCCTGTGGGGTCTGCAGTGGTCAGTGAGTGGTGGGGCTGAGTGCTCCCCCTGATGCCATTCTAGAGGGTGTCCTGATTTTCACACCACTTCAGGTTATAccttataaaaaatactttattttccacAAGAAAAACCTATGGAACCTGAAGGAGGCAGTGGGTGGAAGTCTCAGCCTGGTCCTGGCTCCTCCAAGGGCACCGTCCCCAAATCCAGCCCAAGacctggggcagggaggtgggtgcAGAACCACAAAGTGTGGGTGGTCGGCAAAATGCTGACTTAACACACCCAAGTGCAATGGGTAATGCGGCCGCACTGAACTAGGAAAAAGAGATCCCCTGGAGAATTATGATGCAGCTGATAAAGAACACATTTCCATTTGGTTTGAtggataatttttaataaagagacgCATACATGGCTGATGTTAAAGAAAGGTCACATGTTGGAAAGAAACAGGTCTTTTTGGCCAAGGGCTGGGTAAGGaaggaaaggcagaagcaggagtggggcaggagtggggagagagtgCGGTCTTACATGTAAACCAGTGAAACAAATAAAGGTCTGAGTGTTCCTAGCGTCCAGGACAGCGTCACGGGGTCACGCGCGCAGGTACCCCAGAGCCCACTTAGGTGGCCCTGCCCCACCAACCCCACCAACGGCCCCCAGGATTGGGAGGTCACATGTAGTGAGTGTCCAAATTTAATTCTAGACTTAACCTTGAAGTTCTGCCCAGCACCAGCGTCCCAGAGCAAGCGTGGCACTCTGCAGGCCCGCGGTACCCAGACAGCACCCTTCCCATGCACACCGGGCACCCAGCAGCCTGTGCACGCCAGCCCAGTAAACGTGGGTCCAGCAGCCAGGCGAGTGTTGACCGTTTTACCAGCAGAatgggtttattcaggaataaGAGAATCGCAACCCACTATGGCAGAACCAGAGGCAAGGCCAACAAATGAGAGGAACGTTATTtatggaggagggaggaagttgGAAGGGCTGTTCTGAACAGAAGTCCACAGGCGAGAAGTGGGAGTCCAGGATGACAGGGACTCGTCTCTGGCCGTTTCTGGTGGGTTTCTTCCCGTGGGGCCTGGAACCAACTCTCCGGCCGAAGCTTCTCCTGCTGGGCCAGTGACTTACGATCCTTGATGTCCAGTGGGACAGCGGGAGAGCCCCCCGGACTCCTCACTGCATTTTAATGACGCTTCCCTTGATCAATGTCCACGCCAGTCAGGGGCCTCCACGGTGGCAGGGCACGTACAGGAGGGGGCCCGGGAGTCAAGAGCCCCTGAAGGCACCGCCTGACGCCCCCGGGGGCCGGAGACCCTCGCCTCCAACACTGACACATAAATAGGCATAAATAAAACCCTCCGAGATCCACACTGGAGACATGGCTGGCACAGCAGATCTGGTAATGACACTCAAGAATAAGAGGTGGGGCAGCGCAAGGTGCTCTAATTGTAACAGGACGTGGAGAAGGCTCACGccaacataaagagaaaattcatgaTCCAGGTACGCTACACAGAACGTAGTGAAGCCTCGTGTAAAAAAGTCCTTATTTAaaccttataaaaagaaatacaccGACTGCAACTGTTTAGGTTATAAGTTTCTAATGTAGCAGCAgaaaatgtttatagaaaaaatatacttttaagaaaatagctgaaaaaatctaaaaagataaaagtataaaaagtttaaaaaatatatcttaagacAAAATATTGCCCAAAACatataaaacttaatttaaaaaaattcacctaTCTAAAGTTAAACCAGGCTGGTCACGGAGCTGCAGCAGGACACCAGCGGCCGGCCTGGGTGACCAGCCCAATGGAAAACCACGCAGCCCCTTCaggaagaaaggggagagggCGACTAGATGTTGTTCTGGAAGGTTCTCCTCATCACAGACAAACCAGGCGCTGAGCTCGCAGATGCACGGCAGCGAGCACTCCCGGCCACTCTGGACGCCTTACGAACCCATCCGTGAAGTGTCCCATCGGGGCACAGGGGCCCTCTCAGGTCTCCACCAGGATCTCCACCGCGTGGTCCAGCTCGCCCAGATCCGACCTGCAGCTGGAGCCGGGAGGCGGGGTGGCCGCAGCGGTGAAGGCCTGGAGCCCACTGCCGTGGCCCGACTGGGTGCTGCCCACCATCCCCGTGAGCACCGCGTCCAGGTCGTAGTAGGAGCTGTCCACGTCTGAAAACAGCTCCTCCACAGAGCCAGGGGTCTTACTCTCCAGCGTTTCAAAGATCTGATCTAGTGACTTCTGAAAGCCTCCTCTGTTCTCTCGAGAGCTGTCCACTTCCCAGAGGCTGCTCTGCGGGCTCCGCAGGGCCTGTGCAGATGGGACCGCGGAAAGTCCCGGGACCAGGCCTGGCGTG
Encoded here:
- the CLBA1 gene encoding uncharacterized protein CLBA1: MQGQRQRGAGPGRSRPPGRCPRDPAEGLRTGPRPPGGPEPAEHGSAWGEFEGFQEAPAKAGQFAANSEAPESPPHPGRQAGGTGAAGSSPRELALSYADVFRFAFQEVLVPQAAEGISPLDHVLDASGEGKPGCEPVHTLCSESRELWRALQNTTGMSASRCLWSKSRCQENFFLVLGIDAAQKDLSGDLGHIPECSDLKEPEEAGAPSRLQPCRALIQTKLSGPSGGGQGSLLACSLFLRTPLRRSGQYVPIPWKKKIFNPRNLKITLFNSDVC
- the CDCA4 gene encoding cell division cycle-associated protein 4 isoform X5, which translates into the protein MFARGLKRKSAEDGEDVEGGLAGTQATPSYSLQRQSLLDMSLVKLQLCHMLVEPNLCRSVLIANTVRQIQEEMTQDGTWRVLAPQAAGRAPLDRLVSTEILCRSVREQEGERPAADVGDGRTPGLVPGLSAVPSAQALRSPQSSLWEVDSSRENRGGFQKSLDQIFETLESKTPGSVEELFSDVDSSYYDLDAVLTGMVGSTQSGHGSGLQAFTAAATPPPGSSCRSDLGELDHAVEILVET